In Streptomyces sp. NBC_00433, a single genomic region encodes these proteins:
- the whiA gene encoding DNA-binding protein WhiA yields the protein MAMTAAVKDEISRLPVTRTCCRKAEVSSILRFAGGLHLVSGRIVIEAELDTGIAARRLRKDILEIFGHSSDLVVMAPGGLRRGSRYVVRVVAGGDQLARQTGLVDGRGRPIRGLPPQVVSGATCDAEAAWRGAFLAHGSLTEPGRSSSLEVTCPGPEAALALVGAARRLQIPAKAREVRNVDRVVVRDGDAIGALLTRLGAHDSVLAWEERRMRREVRATANRLANFDDANLRRSARAAVAAGARVQRALEILGDEVPEHLAAAGRLRMDHKQASLEELGSLAEPPLTKDAVAGRIRRLLAMADKRASDLGLPGTEASLTDEMVG from the coding sequence ATGGCGATGACGGCAGCGGTGAAGGACGAGATTTCCCGGCTCCCCGTCACCCGGACCTGCTGCCGCAAGGCGGAGGTCTCGTCGATCCTCCGCTTCGCCGGCGGCCTGCACCTGGTGAGCGGCCGGATCGTGATCGAGGCGGAGCTGGACACCGGGATCGCGGCGAGGCGGCTCCGCAAGGACATCCTGGAGATCTTCGGCCACTCCTCCGACCTGGTCGTGATGGCGCCCGGCGGGCTGCGCCGCGGCAGCCGGTATGTGGTCAGGGTGGTCGCCGGCGGCGACCAGCTGGCCCGGCAGACCGGCCTGGTGGACGGCCGCGGGCGCCCCATCCGCGGGCTGCCCCCGCAGGTCGTCTCCGGCGCCACCTGCGACGCGGAGGCCGCCTGGCGCGGGGCCTTCCTCGCGCACGGCTCGCTGACCGAGCCGGGCCGCTCGTCCTCGCTGGAGGTCACCTGCCCCGGCCCCGAGGCCGCCCTCGCCCTGGTCGGCGCCGCCCGCCGGCTGCAGATCCCGGCCAAGGCGCGCGAGGTGCGCAATGTCGACCGGGTCGTCGTACGCGACGGCGACGCCATCGGCGCGCTGCTGACCCGGCTGGGCGCGCACGACTCCGTGCTGGCCTGGGAGGAGCGCCGCATGCGGCGCGAGGTCAGGGCGACCGCCAACCGGCTCGCCAACTTCGACGACGCCAACCTGCGGCGGTCGGCGCGGGCCGCCGTCGCGGCGGGCGCGCGGGTCCAGCGGGCGCTGGAGATCCTCGGCGACGAGGTGCCCGAGCACCTCGCTGCCGCCGGGCGGCTGCGGATGGACCACAAGCAGGCCTCGCTGGAGGAGCTGGGCTCCCTGGCGGAGCCGCCGCTGACCAAGGACGCGGTCGCGGGAAGGATCAGGCGCCTTCTGGCGATGGCCGACAAGCGGGCGTCCGACCTGGGGCTGCCCGGCACCGAGGCCAGCCTCACCGACGAGATGGTCGGCTGA
- the rapZ gene encoding RNase adapter RapZ yields MSGAGAGEAGEAIPELVIISGMSGAGRSTAAKCLEDLGWFVVDNMPPALIPTMVDLGARSQGNVARIAVVVDVRGRQFFDNLRESLADLEAKHVKRRVIFLEASDDVLVRRFESVRRPHPLQGQGRIVDGIGAERDLLRELRGDADLVVDTSSLNVHELRAKLDAQFAGEEEQELRATVMSFGFKYGLPVDADLVVDCRFLPNPHWVPELRPFTGLNDEVATYVFNQPGAKEFLDRYAELLHIIAAGYRREGKRYVTIAVGCTGGKHRSVAMSERLAARLAADGVETVTVHRDMGRE; encoded by the coding sequence ATGAGCGGCGCAGGAGCGGGTGAGGCCGGCGAGGCCATCCCGGAACTGGTGATCATCTCCGGCATGTCGGGAGCGGGCCGCAGCACCGCGGCGAAATGCCTGGAGGACCTGGGCTGGTTCGTGGTGGACAACATGCCGCCCGCCCTCATCCCGACCATGGTGGACCTCGGCGCCCGCTCCCAGGGCAATGTGGCGCGGATCGCCGTCGTGGTGGACGTACGCGGCCGGCAGTTCTTCGACAACCTCAGGGAGTCCCTCGCGGACCTGGAGGCCAAGCACGTCAAGCGCCGGGTGATCTTCCTTGAGGCCTCCGACGACGTGCTGGTGCGCCGCTTCGAGTCCGTGCGCCGCCCGCATCCGCTCCAGGGCCAGGGCCGCATCGTGGACGGCATCGGGGCGGAGCGGGACCTGCTGCGCGAGCTGCGCGGCGACGCCGACCTGGTGGTCGACACCTCCAGTCTGAACGTGCACGAGCTGCGCGCCAAGCTCGACGCGCAGTTCGCCGGCGAGGAGGAGCAGGAACTTCGGGCGACCGTGATGTCGTTCGGATTCAAGTACGGGCTGCCGGTCGACGCCGACCTGGTGGTGGACTGCCGCTTCCTGCCGAATCCGCACTGGGTTCCCGAGCTGCGCCCCTTCACCGGGCTCAACGACGAGGTGGCCACGTATGTGTTCAACCAGCCCGGCGCCAAGGAGTTCCTCGACCGGTATGCCGAGCTGCTGCACATCATCGCCGCCGGCTACCGCCGCGAGGGCAAGCGGTATGTGACGATCGCCGTCGGCTGTACGGGCGGCAAGCACCGCAGCGTGGCGATGTCGGAAAGGCTGGCCGCACGGCTGGCGGCGGACGGAGTGGAGACGGTGACGGTGCATCGGGACATGGGGCGCGAGTGA
- the yvcK gene encoding uridine diphosphate-N-acetylglucosamine-binding protein YvcK has protein sequence MTGRRQRRTGRTGTGRGRGVPPKVVALGGGHGLAASLAALRRITGDLTAVVTVADDGGSSGRLRSEMGVLPPGDLRKALAALCGDDEWGRTWSQVVQHRFVSSGDLHGHAVGNLLIVALWEQLNDEVAALEWVGRLLGAHGRVLPMSAVPLDLHALVRGHDPAAPDELSTVRGQATVALTPGEVQEVMLEPADPPAVPEAVQAVLDADWVVLGPGSWFSSVIPHLLVPELADALMTTRARRVLTLNLAPQPGETAGFSPQRHLEVLGRHAPKLTIDVVLADEAAVPDRDSLDEAALRLGGTVELAPVAAPDGPRHDPELLAAAYDRIFRMRGRIGPWR, from the coding sequence ATGACGGGTCGGCGGCAGCGCCGCACCGGCCGTACGGGCACGGGCCGCGGCCGCGGTGTGCCGCCGAAGGTGGTCGCCCTGGGCGGCGGCCACGGACTGGCCGCCTCACTGGCGGCGCTGCGCCGGATCACCGGCGACCTCACCGCGGTGGTCACCGTCGCCGACGACGGCGGCTCCAGCGGCCGGCTGCGCAGCGAGATGGGGGTGCTGCCGCCCGGTGACCTGCGCAAGGCGCTGGCCGCGCTGTGCGGGGACGACGAGTGGGGCAGGACCTGGTCCCAGGTGGTGCAGCACCGTTTCGTCAGCAGCGGCGACCTGCACGGCCACGCGGTCGGCAATCTGCTGATCGTCGCACTGTGGGAGCAGCTGAACGACGAGGTCGCCGCCCTGGAGTGGGTCGGCCGGCTGCTCGGCGCGCACGGCCGGGTGCTGCCGATGTCCGCCGTCCCGCTGGACCTGCACGCCCTCGTCCGCGGCCACGACCCCGCCGCGCCCGACGAGCTGTCGACCGTGCGGGGCCAGGCCACCGTCGCCCTCACGCCCGGCGAGGTGCAGGAGGTGATGCTGGAGCCCGCCGACCCGCCGGCCGTGCCGGAGGCCGTCCAGGCGGTGCTCGACGCCGACTGGGTGGTGCTCGGCCCCGGCTCCTGGTTCTCCTCGGTGATACCGCACCTGCTGGTGCCGGAATTGGCCGACGCGCTGATGACCACCAGGGCGCGGCGCGTCCTCACCCTCAACCTCGCGCCGCAACCCGGCGAAACCGCCGGATTTTCTCCGCAGCGTCACTTGGAGGTTTTGGGGCGACACGCCCCTAAACTCACCATTGACGTGGTTCTCGCCGACGAGGCCGCCGTCCCGGACCGTGACAGCCTCGACGAGGCCGCGCTGCGGCTGGGCGGCACGGTCGAACTGGCCCCGGTCGCCGCCCCCGACGGGCCGCGGCACGACCCGGAGCTGTTGGCCGCCGCGTATGACCGGATTTTTCGTATGCGTGGAAGGATCGGCCCATGGCGATGA